DNA sequence from the Pectinophora gossypiella chromosome 12, ilPecGoss1.1, whole genome shotgun sequence genome:
aaaacaaaattataaattatgttttcattttaaataaagaacacaTTTTGCTTAAATTCTACTTgtactaattatatttttgcgtgcatttttattttatgccagtacttacctattttcatttattttttaagctaggaatttaaaattaaatacctaaacTTGTCTACTTAATAAAGAATCTCTTTAGTTTGTACCAGAAACTGTTATGTTCTTTTTGTAGTCAGTTAAGAGGCAGGGTCTCATGCAGCCACTGTCGTTTGCCCTCATTGAACTCTGCAGCAGTGTGGTCTGTACCTTCGAGGATCCATTTGGTGGTAAGCAGACCTTCCACACCCACGGGTCCTGAGAAAATAAGTTCAATTAGTCATAAAAAATACTTGGTTAAACTGAGAGTAAACAAAAAACGCTATTATAATCACTGTGgccctgtggttcaccggcctACTTCTGAAActgggagcgccggttcgagtcccggtgccagacttgcaccaatgagttattaatttgtcttaagtgcagttttcactaaaacagttggctcgaccattatagacggcgatacggctctccatctatcacgttggtctaacagaaagctcggtgaggtgtgggttcttagttcacCTTACCatggaagtacctctgacttccccaTTGGAATGTAGTAAGGtgcttatgtgtgtgtgtgtgtgtgtgtgtgtatacctCTGGCATGAATCCTTGCGGTAGAGATGCCGACTTCAGCGCCAAGACCGAAGCGGAATCCGTCGGCGAAGCGGGAAGACACGTTGTGGAACACGCATGCGCTGTCCACTGAGGTCAGGAACTTCTTCGCTGCACtttctataattaaaaaatatatatatacacctaGTAACTGCCTCTgcggtacagtggttgagcgtacgGATCCCGAGTCCCGAGTTTGAATATCGAtgaagacatatcacaaaatttacttgtgatccctagtttggttaggataggacattacaggctgatcacctgattgtccgaaagtaagatgatccgcgcttcggatgGCAGATTAAACCATTTGTTCCGGttacgacttactgatgtaaaaaaCCATAATATATGAGCCAACTTGGCaactcaataattaccctgacaccagggttgatggggttggtaatccacctcacaacccacacgttagagaAGACTATTTCTGtatctttatttcaaaaaacGAAAAAGTCATAGAGACGAAAGCATAAAATATTACTATCATTAGAGTAACAACCGACCCCTTCTGCAAATAGAAAAGTATTACTATTCCCAAAACCAATACGAATATGAAGCGAGATATCTTTGTCTACAGGCTGTTTCTGACACCATACCGATTACTGAGCGGGATgcttcagctcataattctttCAATTCCTAGTTTCAGTTTCAGTTCATAGTtctttcagatatttttttaacgaaaaattatacttaatctGCATCAACTCTTTcattgcggtgtcactaacagcctgtagaAAAAGAACTTTTATACTTAATCTCAGATTTGGAGTCCCCACAGAAAAATGTACGAAATTACTACTATTAGTCAAATCATAAATAATCTGAAATAAGCGAGTAGTGTTATATCGTTATTTGGACCATTCCATCTCTCTTTTAATCATGACTGGTCTAGACTCAAAGTCAATATCCACTTTAATATGTCTATCAAGGCCTTGGAAATTAAAGATAAAtgagaaaattaaatagaaacaaGTCATACGATTATGAGCTAACAATCGCAGGCCTAATATCACCCCACGTTTACCTTGAGACTTTATTACCTTATTATCTAAATTATCTTCCTCGTGTTTTCTTAACAATATATTTGTGTACTCACCGTTTTCTGTGACTATTACATCTGTGTGCGAACTCCCAAACTTGTGAATGTGGTCAACGGCTTCTTCAAGGTCTTTCACAACCTCAATACAACATTCCAATGCACCGTACTCGTGGCGCAAAGTTCTTGCCGGTGGAGGACCGAAAGTCAAGTGACTGGACAACCTAGGACCAGCATGAATAATCACGCCTTCCTTCTTCAACATACTGCAGAGTTCAGTAAAGAGAGAGCTAGACAAATGATCCTCGTGAATCAGCAGGGTCTCCATAGCGTTGCAAGCCGCCGGGTAGTCACACTTCGCATCGCGGACAATCTTCAAAGCCTTGTTTGGATCAGCATCTCTGTCCAAATACACGTGGCAAATGCCCTCTGCATGTCCCAAGACAGGAATATGTTGTGACTGCTTCTGAATATTCCTAACAAGGTCCGAAGAGCCTCGGGGAATAATCAGGTCAATATGTTTCTCCATAGAGAGGAGGTCGCTGATTTCTTCCCTAGTTGAAACTAGCGAGATAGCGTCGTCCGCTCCGACAGAACTTAGAGATTCTTTGACTAAATCCATTAGGGCTTTGTTTGAGTGAGCTGCTTCCTTACCACCTTTCAACAGGAGACCGTTAGCTGACGCCATGGCAAGAGCAGCAACTTGAGGCAGCGAATCGGGTCTCGATTCAAATATGACTAAGAGCACACCAATAGGTACTGTCACTTGTCGCAACACAAGGTTTTCGGCTAACTTTGTCCTTCTAAGTACTCTACCAACGTTCTCGTAACTTGAATCAGCAATCTGTTTCAAGCCGACAGCCAAAGTCTTCAACTTCGATGGACTTAAAGACAATCTGCTCAGAAGAGGTTTAGCTAGACCAGTCTTGGTGGCTTCTTCTAAATCCTTGTTGTTTGCTTCTAAAACTTGGTCTTGTTTTTCTACTAGAAGGTTGGCTAAGGAATGAATAGCAGATGCTCTGTCCGCTGGGGAAAGACTTTGAAGAGTTCTACTTCCAGAACGAgctaaaacagaaaaaatatatttagtaaaaagtttatCTCATCAATCCTTGCGATTTAGATAAGTAAGATTGTTAGAAGAATTTTTCAACACACGTTTGAAAGCCTATAAAAATCACGTCTTAAAAATAAGTcacatttgaaatattttcatgtaaCTGAAATAATTCAAGGCTGATCAACACGCTTTAGATGTGCTTTTGTGATAGTTTAAATCTTACCATTTTCAGCCAAAACATCGACAGAAGCAGATGTATTGATGACGTGGTCGGTAAAGAAAGTGCCCACTTTTCTTCCAGTGATGATCGTTTTGATTGCGTTCTCTTGCATGCCGTTGCAAATGACCACACTGACACCACGAGCCATTGCCCAGGTAGCTGCATTCACTTTAGAATCCATTCCTCCGGTACCCACCTAAGAAACGTAATCGGAATTGATAtcgtcttcatcatcatcaacattaCCATTATTTTGgtaattcggaaggcacggtgaGCCAtttcggttactactttctaatgcaagcatgtagtcgttacatgagcaatgttaAGGACCTtcggcgggtcaataataacattaataatcCTTACAGCAGTGTTGACGGAATACCATTATTAAGGTTAATCATTGTATAAAGCCATAATCATAAATTTAGCAAATAAAGTGATTCttctcttatttttttatttaggtaagtacatacatttatCTCTATCGGTCACTTAAATTACGTCATAATAAACAACCTTCAAGTACCTACTAGGTCAATAATTACTTTCATTCGATTATGATTATGGTTACGTTTTCTTACTCGGTTGATGAAATCTCTTTGTTTGAACAGAAAAATGAAAAATctctgatttaaaaaaaaaagcatttaaaATATCGAATTCAAACAATGCGTCTCAGATCACAATTAAAATTGTAAAGAGTTTTAttcaaaagaataaaaaatggaCCATCAATCGATAAAATCCAAAGGAAATTAAAAGTGGAAGCTAGAGGAAATTTACAACGGgaccactttatttttaaacttgatATAAATGGAATTGAGGAACTATGGATATTGAAGAATATCTAATGAGATCGTCATCAGATCTCATATATCTTTTACTGATGATTTATACAGTGTCTAGGAGGAACTTTTTTTTCATGACTATAACCCAAAGCGAGGGCGGTAAGGTCTACCAAATATAACAACGAATTCTTTCATTATAGGAATAagtcttaataataaaataattaggtatatgtataaatatttgcacacctgcttgcaggttgaatacatgcactgttttacttagaataagatctttaactttgtgttcttgcaaataaatgattgattgattgattgatataacataaatattttacatacgtcccacagctgagcacaaaggcctcccttcaatcaaccagatGAGGTATGGAGAATATTTaactccattgcgggttggtgggttgAGGGAATCTCAAAACCAGGTCTTATCAAGACAACAAAGTACGCGAGTCCTTCAAGAGACCAAATCCcgtgtaagttttattaaaaaaatgtaagtaaataacattCTGAGCagattgtattatttaaaactagATGACCAGCAGGGCTTACATGCGCaatatgataaaattatcgatcgattcaataaattttgtcgaagtTAAGTTtgcttttttccctaaaaagcgtgccacgtgattttgttcgtattttggcagaacgacatgacttatttgggtccACATATTAGAACCAATCGACATAACGACATAATTATCGCCAggatgaccgtgacaaaattttatcacgttgcacatgttagccctactggtgaacttcaatcaatcaataatactttattgcacaagaacatatataaaggacataaacatacgaataaaacacaCTCACTATTATCTTTTTCCATATGTTATTACCATTTCAATCGTCCCTAGACTTCCACGAATATTTGAAGACTAAAATTaaccataattaaagcacataatggccccgattcctggagacaccgtctaattttattttaagttatatctgtcattttcatatccgtcgaaaaagaaagggacggatgattcacagctcttaattttaggaagaatgagtaaatgaacgtgtcgggttattgactgatgtaaaatttttagacggttggtttagatttgtgcttaaaattgacgtgtgttccataaattttatgcttgtcgattacccgtccctttccttttcggcggataagaaaatgacagatataacttaaaataaaattagatggtatttacaggaattagcaccaataacgggttcttaccgcgtttaaatgggcaacccatttaaacgcggtaagaacccgttattatgtgctttaattatgaaaataaccgcgtaaacttaaaacaatgtataaaattaaccaaatccgttcagccgttctCCAGTTTTAGGGAGACTAAGGAACagcaattcatttttatatacattatacattgGAATAGGGAAAGCATTGAGGAAATTCTATCAAAGTGCACAACGTGGGAAAACACTGGATAATGTATTCCCGGTGCGGCTCTTAGATGATTACAAAGCCTTCACGTCGTAATCTTAGCGTGTTGTTGCTCGAAAGGGATTTCCTGTCGTTTAGATTGGGTAGCAACTCGGAATCAACTGCATTAACCTGCTGAATATTCTATTATGGGCTTAAGCTTGCGAATACAGAGCCGAGAAAAAGGGACAAACATACCTATGCAACAAGTTTAAAAGTCGATAAGTAATAGAATATTTGGCACGTAACTGCTACTGCTACGAGTATTGGGCAGTGAACACCTGCTACTACcaaatagattatttttttaaattaatttatttatgtaaagtaACACGGGACGCTGCGTTCAGATTGGCTCACATAAGAGCCTGAAATCCTAAACACGTCGAAAGGTGTAAACTACTTTATTTTCatagtttaagtaaataattttattattatgtattcattgaagttgtatttgtgggagacacggctttcgtacctcacttagcagggtacacagaataccagcgtcttcttttataaaggacaccaccaccatcgttgaccagtttATATACTCaagtatttgtatttctcgtgtaagttgtttttattatatgttttgattgtaagttatgtgttactccgtgttttatattatatatttgtatttgttttatatttgttactatggtgtccctatataataaacgtttctttctttctttctttctagaaaCCTTTCGAAGTTTTGTTTTTGTCGATGTCTACACTTGACTGCTAGACATTTGAAGGATGTTCAAAATGCACAGGATGTCAGATCATAGAAGGCTTTTGTCGCTATTTCAATAGTTTCGTTGAGGAGTGAATCTGTTTTTGGTAgcgcccaaatgggcaccctatagcccgttgtcttaaacgttgtaccgggtgagagccttcagcgctccccatttgtccggctaagtagttaatgccatctgcggcaaatctacaataagtcacgtcacaaaaaaagaATCTGTTTTTGGGATTTGTAATAGCTAACTATTTAAACAGTGACAAAAACCTTCTTAATCTATCAAAGGTTAGCTACTACAAATCCAAAAACAGATAAACACCTCAATAGCGACAAAAACCTTCTATAATATGAAGAATGCATTATAAATCTCATTCGAAAGCGACAAATAGAGAGAAGATAAAATCTACGCACCTTAGACTTCTTGCCAAACTCAACCTGGTCTCTGTCTTTGGAGGTATAGGTGTGCATCATCTTGGCACCATCCTCCCATGGCGGCTTGTTGTAGATGCCGTCGACATCTGACATCATGATGAGAAGGTCTGACTGGATCTCCGCAGCGAGTAGAGCTGATAGACTGTCGTTGTCTTTTAGGCCGATACCCTGGGAAACAGGATGGTAGGTTAGTAAAGTTGCTTCGAATGTGAGTCAGTAGGAGAACCAAAGCTAATGTCAAATTGTTCTTCAGGTGAATTTATGAAAGTGTCCCCTTTAGTGATTTCGCTGGCGCAATTATTTCGAACGATAAAGTGACAGTTCTTTATTTGGAAATCGAATCAATTTGTCTCTGGTATCCTTATTAGTAGATACGAATTATTTTAGAAAGCACGCAAGAAATGCGCCACCGAAATTacgtaaaattttcaaaaaatcaaccgaatcatcatctccatagcattatcgcgtattttacagggtccgcttacgtaacctgaagatttgacaggtccagttttttacagaagcgactgccggtctgaccttccaaaccgcgacgAGAAAtccagccaaatacaggttaggtcacaaacctccgaaaatgcaattctcgggaatgtgggtttccttacgatgttttcctttaccgcacgtgataataatttatgatccgaacatgaattcgaaaacaaattcgacaatcccgtcaaaggcctgtgctggattcgaacctgcgacctctaagtgagagacaagcgttctacaaactggACTACCAtggctacaaaaaaaaaatccgaaTATGAAGTAGAAAATAATATTGTGTAAAATAAGACTAGAAAGTTTAGTACTTGCTGCAGTCTGCACACAAAACCTATAATATGATAAGCTTAATATTTAACAAAACTGCACAGGATTTTTAATACAACTGCAAACAATATTCTGCATCCGGTGCATTTGTCCGGCTATGTGTGCAACAAGCTTGATATTTTTTACCCACTAACAACACTGAAATGACGCactagtgaaaaccacgtaaacgcctttttaaaaaattacattccaacgtgatttttgttaacaaaacttcaagtttcaaaattattattactattgcgtatggcagacaaaaataaaatatcctgcgtggagcatatatccagcttaagctcccctagtctctgccgcatccgtcacacaatgcagcccggctatgccacctgggaaccggtgcagagggcactcgttcactatgtgagatatggtttgatccgggtgaccacattcacagtatggcgactactttaagccccatttacgtAGGTGACAGTTTAAAAATACATAGTCCCTACACcattaataaaattgtattcaatatttttagttttttttttaataaaaccgtCTAAGGCctagtgccgaggtttttcttggagctacttttcctcggctatacagattgtgagaagctgcatagTTTTGGGTGGAGAAGACgttcaagaaaaaataagtattgGTAGGTGTTATCACAGGTGTTATCTAAAAATTgtcgatttaaagtgtaactacgatacctaatgaataaagatagttttgaGTTTTTCCTTTTCTCAATTTTTACtgggaaagaaaaataattgaaataactCGAGGttctgttgaagaaaatcacatcagggcggtttaaaaagaccacatttcGGGAGTGAAAGCGAGGTAAgcgcttttttttaaatctttctggggagttaaaaaggcagcatcaaagaaattcatctaaaaaacaatattgcaatttgacagtcgcgcatataaaagtaagtgcgcaatgcacacaaatgtcaacttgcaatacttattgctttcttaaatgaattgcttcgatgcggcctttttaacccccagaatgtcatttttcaaaaaaagcGCTTACGTCGCTTTCCCTATAAGGCGACGACATGCATTTAGTGTTAAACGTAGTTTGTTTGTTCCTACTAAATTGTATTTCGTGTCTACAAACAAGTACGAAATAAAACATGTTTGGTCCGAAAGCGTAAGTTTACATTTCAAACGGGAACATTTCAAATACGGTTTTTCATTTAAAAGTTACGGACAAACATTGTTTGTGTAACGTTGGTATGCGTGGAACTCCATTTCACATTTTAAACGGGTTCTGAATTTCCAATAACAGGAGTTGCTTATTCGAATTATATTCTCATTTGATAATCGGATACCTGTTACGCAAAAAAACTATActtaaggggggttaaaatggccacatcgaagcaattcatctgagaaatCAATGTTGCGATTtggcaaacaaatgtcaatagcaatattgctttcttagatgaattgcttcgatgtggcgatttTACCCCCAAGTACTAATTTACCTTTTTCCCGGTGCCAGGCACGATACTGTCATCTTGGATGTACATCGGCGGGCTGACGGCGTCATTGGTGTTGATGATGGGAACAATGTTGAGGGATATCAGCTCCGACAAAGTGCAGAACAGATTCTTCCGGGTCTCCTCGTTGTAGAAGTCCGGTTTCGTAACTAAGACCTGTTGATGACAAGTTACATAAgacgattacataagatcactaaatcttttaaggggcaatgtatacgtttttacaataagattcccattgacattcagaatttgcatttcaactgttttaagacagtagttaaacaaaaactttacaaaaaggttattataaagttagtgattatttagaagatatgaatgcatgggattaactgtctgagaactgatattaggcagctaaattactcaattgtataaaaatattttatgttttttttttaaacaaggtctagggccctgtgctgaggttgcagcttcttttccccggctatacaggttgtgagaagctgcagtagttttaggcggatgagacgttcgttatgtaaaaattgacgattcaaagtgtaactatgttacctactgaataaagatacatatttttgagtttgagtttgagttaCAATTCATTGTCCATATACAATGACAAGATGCTATTCAGTAAAGCAAAATCGTTGTTCGCATCCAAgttttatggctgattcctggtagtggttgcctggaagaaattgcttcagagcaataaggccgctaaTTTGTAcagttgctaaatgttttaaaaatgtttgtgtgcaagaaagtatatttcatttgatttgtgggagacccagagggggtgaggtaaaaccagctcggcgcccgatacgaattggtgcggggcggagttaccGCGGTAACCGCCGCGGTCTAtatgcagtattattctttgccAAGAGGGTACCTACCGagaactattttttatattttataaacatttttgcAGCATGCAAACTTCCGCTCCTCAAAGAGTCTGTATCGTCTATGTGGTATACTATGATCTAAATATAATGTCAAAATACTGTTCTCCCATTTAGAGTCATTATTCCGACACCGTTTAAATAAAAGGGTTAGCCGTCAATTGAGTGGCGAATTAAGGTAATCGTCTGCAATATATGTCTGCTGTATCCATTGGTATTACAAGACATGTTTCTTTGGCAAAGAGATTCGAAGTCTAATTTGGAAGTTAGTCTATATAATTAACTCAATCAGAGGTTCCCAAAGTATGCGCGGCCTGTGGCCGTAacatcacagcccggacactccatacaaaaattacattcttaCCATGTATGTGCCGCTtaacgcataagtgcgagcgagcCAGACAGCGCCTTCTCTATCTTACTCCTTAGCTGCTTACGGTCATAttgtggctgactttgcaaactgacgtaactgcaattttttgctaaaataatttgtgtcttattgacaatagcaaaaggtgcaaatcagattcgccaaaaaattcagatacgtcagttaccGACGTCAGTAACGATTTATGACTAAGGTAACACCGAGAGATACGGAAGACTCAACCGTAACCCTCCTATAACGACAtactcaattcgtcaggccagctttacTGTGTGCCatgtgaccggaccttcaagtcgaaattcggtttcgccagccacatcagagcccaccacaacaacgacccggggtagatatttaggagtcgccgttgCCGGACACGATATGGATGACATGATGAACACCCAGAAGGGGTGAGATTACCGTTATATACAAAGTATTTTTCTTAATTCCGTTGTAATACGACACtcgaatattataatatagagtgttagtgacatcgtaacgaaaacttggttctgagtagttatcatgcggaattttccgtcgcaaaagtatggaactgaaaataattgaaaaatacattaaaaagttCATgaattattcgttacgatgttattaACACCCTACGTGGTGCTTTATGAACCAGCTCTAATGGCTAGGCGATAAATAAACCGATACTATTGGTTCATTTACATCCATGTAGTATTGTGACTAGGGCGCCAAAAGCCTTTCATGTTTATTCTTCTACTGACACCAATGGACACTAAACTTAGATGTTCGTgagtatttataattataaggaCCTATTTTTTTTGAGCCCACCGAGTATCgttgtaatgaaaaaaaaaactataagttttaaaaattaaaacccgaCTAGGGAAAActtacgctctaaaaagtatgaaacaagaagataggtatatttctcagaaaatcttccgaatagtgatgtttaggttatagccgtggtcgtatgcggtcaaacacataaccctccttttcgccgcagtcgggtaatatGGATTTCGATTAGCCGGGGTGTCGAGACAAAATATTAAACCAGTAAATGGGCCGTGGACTGAAAAAGTTTGAGAAcctattaattaaataacagTA
Encoded proteins:
- the LOC126371211 gene encoding delta-1-pyrroline-5-carboxylate synthase isoform X1, translating into MCYNTILRTLRSSGVRNKLYGTSYRINLARNFAIKGIDGLTLDKRTLVSTERKKETFTDRSQLKYARRLVVKLGSAVITREDGNGLALGRLASIVEQVAECHHEGRECIMVSSGAVAFGRQKLTQELLMSLSMRETLSPSDHTREDAGSILDPRAAAAVGQSELMSMYDAMFSQYNVKIAQVLVTKPDFYNEETRKNLFCTLSELISLNIVPIINTNDAVSPPMYIQDDSIVPGTGKKGIGLKDNDSLSALLAAEIQSDLLIMMSDVDGIYNKPPWEDGAKMMHTYTSKDRDQVEFGKKSKVGTGGMDSKVNAATWAMARGVSVVICNGMQENAIKTIITGRKVGTFFTDHVINTSASVDVLAENARSGSRTLQSLSPADRASAIHSLANLLVEKQDQVLEANNKDLEEATKTGLAKPLLSRLSLSPSKLKTLAVGLKQIADSSYENVGRVLRRTKLAENLVLRQVTVPIGVLLVIFESRPDSLPQVAALAMASANGLLLKGGKEAAHSNKALMDLVKESLSSVGADDAISLVSTREEISDLLSMEKHIDLIIPRGSSDLVRNIQKQSQHIPVLGHAEGICHVYLDRDADPNKALKIVRDAKCDYPAACNAMETLLIHEDHLSSSLFTELCSMLKKEGVIIHAGPRLSSHLTFGPPPARTLRHEYGALECCIEVVKDLEEAVDHIHKFGSSHTDVIVTENESAAKKFLTSVDSACVFHNVSSRFADGFRFGLGAEVGISTARIHARGPVGVEGLLTTKWILEGTDHTAAEFNEGKRQWLHETLPLN
- the LOC126371211 gene encoding delta-1-pyrroline-5-carboxylate synthase isoform X2, coding for MLYLSARVGGLRNVGSRPYTVLGWDKIARAAAKAASTGLTLDKRTLVSTERKKETFTDRSQLKYARRLVVKLGSAVITREDGNGLALGRLASIVEQVAECHHEGRECIMVSSGAVAFGRQKLTQELLMSLSMRETLSPSDHTREDAGSILDPRAAAAVGQSELMSMYDAMFSQYNVKIAQVLVTKPDFYNEETRKNLFCTLSELISLNIVPIINTNDAVSPPMYIQDDSIVPGTGKKGIGLKDNDSLSALLAAEIQSDLLIMMSDVDGIYNKPPWEDGAKMMHTYTSKDRDQVEFGKKSKVGTGGMDSKVNAATWAMARGVSVVICNGMQENAIKTIITGRKVGTFFTDHVINTSASVDVLAENARSGSRTLQSLSPADRASAIHSLANLLVEKQDQVLEANNKDLEEATKTGLAKPLLSRLSLSPSKLKTLAVGLKQIADSSYENVGRVLRRTKLAENLVLRQVTVPIGVLLVIFESRPDSLPQVAALAMASANGLLLKGGKEAAHSNKALMDLVKESLSSVGADDAISLVSTREEISDLLSMEKHIDLIIPRGSSDLVRNIQKQSQHIPVLGHAEGICHVYLDRDADPNKALKIVRDAKCDYPAACNAMETLLIHEDHLSSSLFTELCSMLKKEGVIIHAGPRLSSHLTFGPPPARTLRHEYGALECCIEVVKDLEEAVDHIHKFGSSHTDVIVTENESAAKKFLTSVDSACVFHNVSSRFADGFRFGLGAEVGISTARIHARGPVGVEGLLTTKWILEGTDHTAAEFNEGKRQWLHETLPLN